A genomic window from Lotus japonicus ecotype B-129 chromosome 1, LjGifu_v1.2 includes:
- the LOC130728475 gene encoding pectate lyase-like, whose translation MASKVTFVLLAVFAIIVPCLEAGIAEFDDYLKAQEEIAREIAFKSYVPNPENITTELNMHVHIAMEEYTNSTRRELRQRGGRRGRKCMATNPIDRCWRCRKNWAQDRQLLAKCGKGFGRRAVGGLGGPIYVVTDDSDNDMVSPKPGTLRYAVVQKGPLWIIFARSMVITLQQELLISSDKTIDGRGANVQIRGGAGLTMQFVNNVIVHGIRVKNIKARNGGMIRDSYNHVGMRTRSDGDAISIFGSSNIWIDHLSLSECEDGLVDVIQGSTAITISNCHMTKHNDVMLFGASDSYSGDKIMQITVAFNHFGQGLIQRMPRCRWGFVHVLNNDYTHWLMYAIGGSSGPTILSQGNRFIAPNNDAAKEITHRDYATPAVWSKWQWTSQNDLFMNGAKFVSSGSPIGKLPFKKGFIMKPRPGIFANRLTRFSGALNCRIGRPC comes from the exons ATGGCAAGCAAGGTTACCTTTGTTCTATTGGCTGTTTTTGCCATTATTGTTCCATGCCTTGAGGCTGGTATTGCAGAGTTTGATGATTATCTCAAAGCCCAAGAGGAAATTGCCCGTGAAATTGCTTTTAAGTCCTATGTGCCAAACCCTGAAAATATTACAACCGAGCTCAACATGCACGTTCACAT TGCCATGGAAGAGTACACAAACAGCACAAGGAGGGAACTAAGGCAGAGAGGTGGACGTAGAGGAAGAAAATGCATGGCGACCAACCCAATTGATCGTTGCTGGAGGTGTAGGAAAAATTGGGCCCAAGACCGCCAATTGCTAGCTAAATGTGGCAAGGGTTTCGGAAGAAGGGCAGTCGGAGGACTCGGCGGCCCTATCTATGTAGTCACCGATGATTCTGATAACGACATGGTTAGCCCTAAACCCGGAACCTTGAGATATGCTGTGGTCCAAAAGGGACCACTTTGGATCATTTTTGCACGTAGCATGGTCATTACATTGCAACAAGAGTTGTTGATTTCATCCGACAAGACCATTGATGGTCGTGGCGCCAATGTGCAAATTAGGGGTGGTGCTGGACTCACCATGCAATTCGTCAACAATGTCATCGTCCATGGCATTCGCGTCAAAAATATCAAGGCTAGGAATGGTGGTATGATTAGGGATTCATATAACCACGTTGGAATGAGGACCAGGAGTGATGGTGATGCCATCTCCATTTTCGGCTCATCCAACATTTGGATTGATCATCTTTCCTTGTCCGAATGTGAGGATGGTCTTGTCGACGTTATTCAGGGATCTACCGCAATCACCATCTCAAATTGCCACATGACCAAACACAACGAT GTGATGTTGTTTGGAGCTAGTGACAGCTACTCTGGTGACAAGATCATGCAGATCACAGTGGCGTTCAACCACTTTGGACAGGGTCTGATCCAGAGGATGCCAAGGTGCAGATGGGGTTTCGTCCATGTGTTGAACAATGACTACACCCATTGGCTGATGTACGCGATTGGTGGGAGTTCGGGGCCAACCATTCTGAGCCAGGGCAACAGGTTCATTGCACCTAACAACGATGCTGCCAAGGAGATCACACACAGGGATTACGCAACCCCTGCTGTATGGTCTAAGTGGCAATGGACTTCACAGAATGATCTTTTCATGAATGGTGCCAAGTTTGTTTCTTCTGGATCACCTATTGGAAAGTTGCCATTCAAGAAGGGTTTCATAATGAAACCAAGGCCTGGAATTTTTGCTAATAGGCTTACACGCTTTTCTGGGGCTCTCAATTGCAGGATTGGTAGACCTTGTTAG
- the LOC130715237 gene encoding AP2-like ethylene-responsive transcription factor At1g16060 — MAMMTENEVILGIRTQKCKAEGDLQGAKSVKRRKREPVTVINTGGDDNNQQQVGENSTTNTSKRSSRFRGVSRHRWTGRFEAHLWDKLSWNVTQKKKGKQGAYDEEESAARAYDLAALKYWGTSTFTNFPISDYEKEIQIMQTMTKEEYLATLRRKSSGFSRGVSKYRGVARHHHNGRWEARIGRVFGNKYLYLGTYGTQEEAAHAYDIAAIEYRGIHAVTNFDLSTYIKWLKPETGSTPEAKLHPQALPESQTVASPSNSSLIEESKSLTLHNSFFSPDYLNSLEKQEAFESQSFQFSSNKSSSPTALGLLLRSSLFRELVEKNSNVSENETDGEVTKEQQIQIASDDELGGIFYDGIGGIPFIFAPNRFNSELQERELNSIF, encoded by the exons ATGGCAATGATGACAGAAAATGAAGTTATCTTGGGAATTAGGACCCAGAAGTGCAAGGCAGAAGGTGATCTCCAAGGAGCAAAATCTGTCAAGAGACGTAAGAGAGAGCCTGTTACTGTAATAAACACTGGTGGTGATGATAACAACCAGCAGCAAGTTGGTGAAAATTCTACAACCAACACTTCAAAGAGAAGCTCAAGATTTCGAGGTGTCAGCAG ACATAGATGGACGGGTCGATTTGAAGCTCACTTGTGGGACAAGCTCTCTTGGAATGTTACACAAAAGAAGAAAGGGAAGCAAG GGGcttatgatgaagaagaatctgcTGCCAGAGCATATGATTTAGCTGCACTTAAGTACTGGGGAACTTCAACTTTCACCAATTTTCCG ATATCAGATTATGAGAAAGAGATACAAATAATGCAGACAATGACCAAAGAGGAGTACTTGGCCACTTTGAGAAG AAAGAGCAGTGGCTTTTCAAGAGGGGTCTCAAAGTATAGGGGTGTTGCAAG GCACCACCATAATGGTAGATGGGAAGCAAGGATAGGAAGGGTTTTTGGAAACAAATATCTCTACCTTGGCACCTACG GGACACAAGAGGAAGCTGCTCATGCATATGACATTGCAGCCATTGAGTACAGAGGGATTCATGCTGTAACAAACTTTGATTTGAGCACTTACATAAAATGGTTAAAGCCTGAAACTGGAAGTACCCCAGAAGCAAAACTTCATCCACAGGCACTGCCAGAGTCTCAAACAGTGGCTTCCCCATCTAACTCTAGTCTAATAGAAGAGTCAAAGTCCTTGACCCTTCACAACAGTTTTTTCAGTCCAGATTACCTGAATTCCCTTGAAAAGCAAGAAGCTTTTGAAAGCCAATCCTTCCAATTCTCCAGCAACAAGTCATCTTCTCCCACTGCACTTGGCCTTCTTCTCCGCTCTTCATTATTTAGAGAATTGGTTGAGAAGAACTCAAATGTGTCTGAAAATGAAACTGATGGGGAAGTCACAAAGGAGCAACAGATACAGATAGCTAGTGATGATGAACTGGGTGGAATCTTCTATGATGGCATTGGTGGCATCCCATTTATCTTTGCTCCCAACAGGTTCAACTCAGAATTGCAAGAAAGAGAGCTTAATTCAATATTCTGA
- the LOC130728476 gene encoding receptor-like protein Cf-9, producing MGFMWSLDLSLQLLFLYSLFSLTVTNCVPFIQPMPCHEDDSHALLQFKEGFVISKLASENPLSYPKVASWNASTDCCSSWDGIQCDEHTGHVIGIDLSSSQLYGYLDSNSSLFNLAQLQILDLADNDFNYSQIPSRIGEFSKLTHLNLSLTSFSGEVPQEVSHLSKLLSLDLRCYMGFYSEDQINLLQIKNSTLRSLIQNSTSLETLRLNFVTIASPVPDVLTNLTSLQYLSLFHCELYGEFPDEIFHLPNLRIIDLGNNQNLRGKFPDFHSGALISALRLAGTSFYGTLPASIGKLSSLKRLSISNCQFSGSIPSSLGNLTQLTYLDLGFNEFTTKTISWICKLSQINYLGLGFINIGSDIPSCFVNLTQLSQLYLAHTNLTGAVPSWIMNLTNFANLRLDGNNLRGEIPTSIFKLENLEFLDLGSNLLQGKLELDKFLNLHNLYFLSLSDNQLSLIAGNKSFNATLSPIEYLGLAACNLVEFPIFFGALGQLTYLYMPRNSVNSIPSWMWRKISLEGLIISDNSLTGKISPLICNLKYLVNLDLSFNKLSGTIPSCLGSFSQSLQSLELQENHLSGLIPQTYMTGSALKMIDLSYNNMRGQLPRALLNCTMLEYLSVGYNKINDSFPFWLGALPGLKVIALSNNQLHGPIGCPKACSFSKLHIIDLSHNKLSGSLPSQMILNWESMKASNMSQLQYEQNWAFQHFGNENWYTNYSYSYTMVNKGVARNYLNLQKNYNLIGIDLSSNRISREIPDVVGDLKGLVLLNLSNNMFTGNIPSSLGKLSNLEVLDLSLNSLSGTIPQQLTELTFLEFINVSFNNLSGRIPENKQFSTFQDNSFEGNQGLCGTQLLKKCENHVAPPSASNGEEDSGSLFEFDWKIVLIGYGGGLVAGVALGSSYAPQVLRWLKKFF from the coding sequence ATGGGGTTTATGTGGTCTCTTGATTTATCACTTCAACTTCTGTTCCTttattctctcttctctctcacaGTTACTaactgtgttcctttcattcagCCAATGCCCTGTCATGAAGATGATAGCCATGCCTTGTTGCAGTTTAAGGAAGGCTTTGTCATTAGTAAGCTTGCTTCTGAAAATCCTTTAAGTTATCCTAAAGTGGCATCTTGGAATGCTAGCACTGATTGTTGTTCATCATGGGATGGCATTCAATGTGATGAGCACACAGGTCATGTGATTGGCATTGATCTCAGCAGTAGCCAGCTCTATGGCTATTTGGACTCCAATAGCAGTCTTTTCAATCTCGCACAGCTTCAAATTCTGGATCTTGCTGATAATGACTTCAATTACTCTCAAATCCCATCCAGGATAGGTGAGTTTTCAAAGCTTACACATTTGAATCTTTCCTTAACTAGCTTTTCTGGTGAAGTCCCCCAAGAAGTTTCACATTTGTCAAAGCTACTGTCTCTTGATCTACGCTGCTACATGGGATTTTATTCTGAAGATCAAATCAATCTTTTGCAAATAAAAAATTCCACTCTGAGAAGCTTAATTCAAAACTCAACAAGTCTTGAAACACTCCGTCTTAATTTTGTCACCATTGCATCTCCTGTTCCTGATGTACTCACAAATCTCACATCTTTGCAATATCTCTCTCTATTCCATTGTGAATTGTATGGTGAGTTTCCGGATGAAATATTTCATCTTCCAAATTTGAGAATAATTGACCTGGGTAACAACCAAAACCTCAGAGGTAAATTTCCTGATTTTCACTCTGGCGCACTCATTAGCGCTTTACGACTTGCTGGCACAAGTTTCTACGGTACGCTACCTGCATCCATTGGAAAGCTTAGTTCTCTAAAACGGCTATCAATTTCTAATTGCCAATTTTCTGGGTCTATTCCTTCTTCACTTGGCAATCTCACACAACTCACATATTTGGACCTTGGTTTCAATGAATTTACTACAAAGACCATCTCATGGATTTGCAAGCTGTCTCAAATAAATTATTTGGGTCTTGGCTTCATAAATATAGGCAGCGACATCCCTTCATGTTTTGTGAATCTCACCCAGCTATCTCAATTATATCTAGCCCATACCAATCTAACTGGTGCAGTTCCATCTTGGATAATGAACCTTACCAATTTTGCTAACTTGAGGCTTGATGGAAATAATCTTAGAGGTGAAATCCCAACCTCTATATTCAAGCTAGAGAACCTGGAATTTCTGGATCTGGGCAGTAACTTGTTGCAGGGGAAGTTAGAGCTTGACAAGTTTCTGAATCTACACAACCTATATTTTCTCAGTTTATCTGACAACCAACTTTCATTAATTGCTGGAAATAAATCTTTCAATGCAACCCTTTCTCCAATTGAATATTTAGGTCTGGCTGCATGTAATTTGGTTGAGTTCCCAATTTTTTTCGGAGCCTTGGGTCAGTTGACATATCTTTATATGCCACGCAACAGTGTCAATTCAATCCCGAGTTGGATGTGGAGAAAAATAAGTCTTGAGGGATTAATTATTTCTGACAATTCATTGACGGGAAAAATATCTCCATTGATATGCAACTTGAAATATCTAGTGAACCTTGATTTATCGTTTAATAAATTAAGTGGCACAATCCCCTCATGTCTTGGAAGTTTTAGCCAATCTCTACAAAGCTTGGAGCTACAAGAAAACCACTTGTCTGGCCTCATTCCTCAAACATATATGACAGGAAGTGCCCTGAAAATGATTGATTTAAGTTATAACAATATGCGTGGTCAGCTGCCAAGGGCATTACTCAACTGTACAATGCTAGAGTATCTTAGTGTTGGCTATAACAAGATCAATGATTCATTTCCATTTTGGTTGGGAGCTCTTCCTGGGTTGAAAGTCATTGCTTTATCTAATAATCAATTGCATGGACCAATTGGTTGCCCCAAAGCATGCTCATTTTCAAAACTCCAtatcattgatctttctcacaATAAGCTATCTGGAAGTTTACCTTCACAAATGATCCTGAATTGGGAATCCATGAAAGCTTCAAACATGAGTCAGTTACAATATGAGCAAAACTGGGCCTTCCAACATTTTGGAAATGAAAATTGGTATACAAATTACAGTTATTCATATACAATGGTGAACAAAGGAGTGGCCAGGAATTATCTGAATCTCCAAAAAAATTACAACCTCATAGGAATTGATCTTTCCAGCAACAGAATCTCTAGGGAGATTCCTGATGTCGTAGGAGACTTAAAGGGCCTTGTCTTGCTCAACCTGTCCAATAACATGTTTACCGGCAACATTCCATCTTCATTAGGGAAGCTTTCAAACCTTGAAGTATTGGACCTTTCTCTCAACAGTTTATCAGGGACGATCCCTCAACAATTAACAGAACTCACCTTTCTAGAGTTCATTAATGTGTCCTTTAACAATCTCTCAGGTCGCATACCAGAAAATAAACAGTTCTCAACATTCCAAGACAATTCATTCGAGGGAAACCAAGGATTGTGTGGGACTCAATTGTTGAAGAAATGTGAGAATCATGTTGCTCCTCCTTCTGCCTCTAATGGTGAGGAAGATTCAGGATCTCTTTTTGAATTTGACTGGAAAATAGTTCTGATTGGGTATGGGGGTGGACTTGTTGCTGGAGTTGCATTGGGGAGCAGTTACGCTCCACAGGTACTCAGATGGCTTAAAAAGTTCTTTTGA
- the LOC130728478 gene encoding V-type proton ATPase subunit d2: MYGFEALTFNIHGGYLEAIVRGHRAGLLTTADYNNLCQCESLDDIKMHLSATEYGPYLQNEPSPLHTTTIVEKCTLKLVDDYKHMLCQATEPLSTFLEYITYGHMIDNVVLIVTGTLHERDVQELLEKCHPLGMFDSIATLAVAQNMRELYRLVLVDTPLAPYFSECITSEDLDDMNIEIMRNTLYKAYLEDFYRFCQKLGGATAEIMSDLLAFEADRRAVNISINSIGTELTRDDRRKLYSNFGLLYPYGHEELAVCEDVDQVRAVMEKYPPYQSIFAKLSYGESQMLDKAFYEEEVKRLCLAFEQQFHYAVFFAYMRLREQEIRNLMWISECVAQNQKSRVHDSVVFIF, from the exons ATGTACGGATTCGAAGCTCTCACCTTCAACATCCATGGCGGTTACCTTGAGGCCATCGTCAGGGGCCACCGCGCCGGTTTGCTCACCACCGCCGACTACAACAACCTCTGCCAATGCGAATCCCTTGACGACATCAAGATGCACCTCTCCGCCACCGAGTACGGCCCCTATCTCCAAAACG AACCTTCTCCATTGCATACCACCACAATTGTGGAGAAATGTACTCTAAAGCTGGTTGATGATTACAAGCACATGCTATGCCAAGCCACAGAGCCCCTGTCAACTTTTTTAGAATACATCAC ATATGGTCACATGATAGACAATGTTGTATTGATCGTTACTGGAACCTTGCATGAGAGAGATGTTCAAGAGCTACTAGAAAAGTGCCATCCACTAGGCATGTTTGACAG TATTGCTACTCTGGCAGTTGCTCAGAATATGCGGGAGCTGTACAGGCTGGTTCTTGTTGACACTCCTTTGGCTCCATATTTCTCTGAATGCATTACATCAGAG GACTTGGATGATATGAACATTGAAATAATGAGGAACACACTTTACAAGGCATACCTTGAAGATTTTTACAGATTTTGTCAG AAACTCGGTGGTGCCACTGCTGAGATTATGTCTGACCTTCTAGCTTTTGAGGCTGATAGAAGGGCTGTGAATATTAGCATAAATAG CATTGGTACTGAGCTTACCAGAGATGATCGTAGAAAATTGTACTCTAACTTTGGTTTGCT TTACCCCTATGGTCACGAGGAACTTGCTGTCTGTGAGGATGTTGATCAG GTTCGTGCTGTTATGGAAAAATACCCTCCCTATCAATCTATTTTTGCCAAGTTATCATATGGAGAGAGCCAGATGCTTGACAAGGCATTCTATGAGGAGGAGGTGAAGAGGCTCTGCTTGGCGTTTGAGCAACAG TTTCACTATGCTGTGTTCTTCGCGTATATGAGGTTAAGGGAACAGGAGATCAGGAACCTAATGTGGATTTCAGAATGTGTGGCTCAGAATCAGAAGTCCAGAGTTCATGACAGTGTTGTCTTCATATTTTAG
- the LOC130728479 gene encoding uncharacterized protein LOC130728479 isoform X1, translated as MSQTSAYGPYTPGFNTVIKLNLDDVEVPVEFIAQYKSMLGNHVVVRDPVGGEFTFQLVVGNNGGLLIDAVVKFVKMYDLKRNHWADFSYCGKNKFSIRIFDRLMNQISYGAGPSVRQPDVGSSGKNGEEVVVSDVGDKDEVGGEVPVDDVGGKVEVGGEVSVPVADVGDKDEDGVEVPVPVADVGGEIPLADVGGQFMDVDNIEENDVIMISSDDEEYDGIVQLSDEEEDDGIMQLSDGEEDDGVERVIHNFDKVISSSDSGGGQTMALPKLYVVNHIRANWENIVLQTPRGRTYSCLLKRRNPRKIDTPIHIAKDWYQYVKDHELKYRDVVHFRPVSTHNNLVNVTITRGQP; from the exons ATGAGTCAAACAAGTGCTTATGGCCCTTACACACCTGGTTTCAATACTGTGATAAAGTTAAACCTG GATGACGTGGAAGTTCCAGTAGAGTTTATTGCACAATACAAATCTATGCTGGGAAATCATGTTGTGGTTAGGGATCCTGTAGGGGGGGAGTTCACCTTTCAGTTGGTTGTGGGTAATAATGGAGGTTTGCTCATTGATGCTGTGGTCAAGTTTGTAAAAATGTATGATTTGAAAAGAAATCATTGGGCAGATTTCTCCTATTGTGGAAAGAACAAGTTTTCTATCAGGATATTTGATAGACTGATGAATCAAATAAGCTATGGTGCTGGCCCTTCTGTAAGGCAACCTGATGTTGGGAGTTCAGGAAAGAATGGTGAAGAGGTGGTTGTGTCTGATGTTGGTGATAAGGATGAAGTTGGTGGGGAAGTTCCAGTGGATGATGTCGGTGGTAAGGTTGAAGTTGGTGGGGAAGTTTCAGTTCCAGTGGCTGATGTTGGTGATAAGGATGAAGATGGTGTGGAAGTTCCAGTTCCAGTGGCTGATGTTGGTGGGGAGATACCATTAGCTGATGTTGGTGGGCAGTTTATGGATGTGGATAACATTGAAGAGAATGATGTAATTATGATATCAAGTGATGATGAGGAGTATGATGGAATTGTGCAATTAagtgatgaggaggaggatgatggaATTATGCAATTGAGTGATGGAGAGGAGGATGATGGTGTGGAGAGGGTTATTCATAATTTTGATAAGGTCATTAGCAGCTCTGATTCTGGTGGAGGCCAGACAATG gcATTGCCTAAGTTGTATGTGGTGAATCATATTAGGGCAAACTGGGAGAATATCGTTCTACAAACCCCTAGGGGTAGAACTTATAGTTGTCTGCTGAAAAGAAGGAATCCAAGGAAGATTGATACTCCAATCCACATTGCAAAGGATTGGTATCAATATGTGAAGGATCATGAGTTGAAGTATAGGGATGTTGTGCACTTTAGGCCAGTTAGCACTCACAACAATTTGGTTAATGTTACCATTACCCGTGGGCAGCCGTAG
- the LOC130728479 gene encoding uncharacterized protein LOC130728479 isoform X2: protein MLGNHVVVRDPVGGEFTFQLVVGNNGGLLIDAVVKFVKMYDLKRNHWADFSYCGKNKFSIRIFDRLMNQISYGAGPSVRQPDVGSSGKNGEEVVVSDVGDKDEVGGEVPVDDVGGKVEVGGEVSVPVADVGDKDEDGVEVPVPVADVGGEIPLADVGGQFMDVDNIEENDVIMISSDDEEYDGIVQLSDEEEDDGIMQLSDGEEDDGVERVIHNFDKVISSSDSGGGQTMALPKLYVVNHIRANWENIVLQTPRGRTYSCLLKRRNPRKIDTPIHIAKDWYQYVKDHELKYRDVVHFRPVSTHNNLVNVTITRGQP from the exons ATGCTGGGAAATCATGTTGTGGTTAGGGATCCTGTAGGGGGGGAGTTCACCTTTCAGTTGGTTGTGGGTAATAATGGAGGTTTGCTCATTGATGCTGTGGTCAAGTTTGTAAAAATGTATGATTTGAAAAGAAATCATTGGGCAGATTTCTCCTATTGTGGAAAGAACAAGTTTTCTATCAGGATATTTGATAGACTGATGAATCAAATAAGCTATGGTGCTGGCCCTTCTGTAAGGCAACCTGATGTTGGGAGTTCAGGAAAGAATGGTGAAGAGGTGGTTGTGTCTGATGTTGGTGATAAGGATGAAGTTGGTGGGGAAGTTCCAGTGGATGATGTCGGTGGTAAGGTTGAAGTTGGTGGGGAAGTTTCAGTTCCAGTGGCTGATGTTGGTGATAAGGATGAAGATGGTGTGGAAGTTCCAGTTCCAGTGGCTGATGTTGGTGGGGAGATACCATTAGCTGATGTTGGTGGGCAGTTTATGGATGTGGATAACATTGAAGAGAATGATGTAATTATGATATCAAGTGATGATGAGGAGTATGATGGAATTGTGCAATTAagtgatgaggaggaggatgatggaATTATGCAATTGAGTGATGGAGAGGAGGATGATGGTGTGGAGAGGGTTATTCATAATTTTGATAAGGTCATTAGCAGCTCTGATTCTGGTGGAGGCCAGACAATG gcATTGCCTAAGTTGTATGTGGTGAATCATATTAGGGCAAACTGGGAGAATATCGTTCTACAAACCCCTAGGGGTAGAACTTATAGTTGTCTGCTGAAAAGAAGGAATCCAAGGAAGATTGATACTCCAATCCACATTGCAAAGGATTGGTATCAATATGTGAAGGATCATGAGTTGAAGTATAGGGATGTTGTGCACTTTAGGCCAGTTAGCACTCACAACAATTTGGTTAATGTTACCATTACCCGTGGGCAGCCGTAG